A region of Nitrospinota bacterium DNA encodes the following proteins:
- a CDS encoding metallophosphoesterase family protein, whose product MRYALFSDIHSNIEAFEAVLADIDRNEADRLLFLGDIVGYGPSPNECVEKLLHTANLSLGGNHDWAVVGKTPDDYFNPYAKQAVDWTASVLLDEHKEFLKRTKAVDRFDGFQVAHSTPYRPEEWHYIMSQKEALENYDSIDGQLCFIGHSHQPLILEYDDATRVRVYREKQYQLKPDKKYIINIGSVGQPRDSNTQACWVLFDSENSLVTYNRVPYDIAAVQKKMADVDLPRYLIDRLALGR is encoded by the coding sequence ATGCGGTACGCCCTTTTTTCGGATATCCACTCCAACATCGAAGCGTTCGAGGCCGTGCTGGCCGATATAGACCGGAATGAGGCGGACAGGCTTCTGTTTTTAGGCGATATCGTGGGATATGGCCCCAGCCCCAACGAATGTGTTGAAAAGCTACTTCATACCGCCAACCTTTCCCTGGGCGGCAACCACGACTGGGCCGTGGTGGGCAAAACCCCGGACGACTATTTCAATCCATACGCCAAACAGGCCGTGGACTGGACAGCCAGCGTCCTGCTGGACGAGCACAAGGAGTTTTTGAAACGCACCAAGGCTGTGGACCGTTTCGACGGGTTCCAGGTGGCGCATTCCACGCCGTACCGCCCGGAGGAATGGCATTACATCATGTCCCAGAAGGAAGCGCTGGAGAATTACGACAGCATAGACGGGCAGTTGTGTTTTATAGGCCACTCCCATCAACCGCTGATCCTGGAATATGACGACGCGACCCGCGTGCGGGTTTACCGGGAGAAGCAATACCAGCTAAAACCGGACAAGAAATACATCATCAACATAGGCTCGGTGGGCCAGCCGAGGGATTCCAACACCCAGGCCTGCTGGGTACTTTTCGACTCCGAGAACAGCCTGGTAACTTACAACAGGGTTCCTTACGACATCGCCGCCGTGCAGAAGAAAATGGCGGATGTGGACCTGCCCCGCTATCTTATAGACCGGCTGGCATTGGGCCGTTAA
- a CDS encoding CsgG/HfaB family protein: protein MTASIRAIVIACAAVFVVAGAALAEEKISIGVDEFRNDTHAAWWRGGVGHELSGMLSNELSSTGKFKVVERKKLDSVLREQDLGASGRVAPKKAAKIGKITGADYLVIATVSAYEEDVAETGGAMSFGGISLGGSKEDAYMAVDLRVVNTTTGDVEFSRTIEGKSSGGGLSLGISKGGFSGALGGKEKTPAGKAIRACIIEITEYLECMMVDKDSCIADYKAKEVKRKKKTKESLKLDE, encoded by the coding sequence ATGACAGCGTCTATCAGGGCCATTGTTATCGCCTGCGCGGCGGTGTTTGTTGTGGCGGGGGCGGCTTTGGCTGAGGAGAAAATATCCATAGGCGTGGACGAGTTCCGGAACGACACGCACGCCGCCTGGTGGCGTGGCGGCGTGGGGCATGAGCTTTCGGGCATGCTCTCCAACGAACTATCCTCCACCGGCAAGTTCAAGGTTGTGGAGCGCAAAAAGCTGGACTCGGTCCTCCGGGAGCAGGACCTGGGCGCCTCGGGCCGCGTGGCCCCCAAGAAGGCCGCCAAGATAGGCAAGATAACCGGGGCCGATTACCTGGTGATAGCCACCGTTTCGGCGTATGAGGAAGATGTGGCCGAGACCGGCGGCGCCATGTCTTTCGGCGGCATTTCGCTGGGCGGAAGCAAGGAAGACGCGTATATGGCGGTGGACCTGCGCGTGGTGAACACCACCACCGGCGATGTGGAGTTCTCCCGCACCATAGAGGGCAAGTCTTCCGGCGGCGGGCTGTCGCTGGGGATTTCCAAGGGCGGTTTCTCCGGCGCCTTGGGGGGCAAAGAGAAGACCCCGGCGGGCAAGGCCATCCGCGCCTGCATCATAGAGATCACCGAATACCTGGAGTGCATGATGGTGGACAAGGACTCCTGCATAGCCGATTACAAGGCCAAAGAGGTCAAGCGGAAGAAGAAGACCAAGGAGTCTTTGAAGCTGGACGAGTGA
- a CDS encoding nitroreductase family protein has product MSPIENQRKAGYPIDPMFLDRWSPRAMEPAPITREEIYTLFEAARWAPSCFNEQPWRFIYAMRDENGFGKLLGLLTEGNKVWAKNASALIFVASSKIFAHNGKPNRSHMLDAGAAWMSLALQARKMGMYAHAMAGFDVERSYGELNVPRDGYDMGCAIAVGRYGDASALPPDLREREKPSQRNPLETLVFEGAMP; this is encoded by the coding sequence ATGAGCCCGATCGAAAATCAACGCAAGGCCGGTTACCCGATTGACCCCATGTTTCTGGACCGCTGGTCGCCACGGGCTATGGAGCCCGCGCCCATCACCCGGGAAGAGATTTACACCCTGTTCGAAGCGGCCCGGTGGGCTCCATCCTGTTTCAACGAACAGCCCTGGAGGTTTATCTATGCAATGCGCGATGAAAACGGGTTCGGCAAGCTTCTGGGCCTTCTAACCGAAGGCAACAAAGTGTGGGCGAAGAACGCCTCGGCACTGATATTCGTCGCGTCCAGCAAGATTTTCGCCCACAACGGCAAACCCAACCGTAGCCACATGCTGGACGCGGGCGCGGCCTGGATGTCTTTGGCGTTGCAGGCGCGGAAAATGGGGATGTACGCCCACGCCATGGCCGGGTTCGACGTGGAGCGCTCCTACGGTGAGCTTAACGTTCCCCGCGACGGGTACGATATGGGATGCGCCATAGCCGTGGGGAGATATGGCGACGCGTCTGCCTTGCCGCCGGATTTGCGGGAGCGGGAAAAACCGAGCCAAAGAAATCCGTTGGAAACCCTGGTTTTCGAGGGGGCCATGCCCTGA
- a CDS encoding DUF2461 domain-containing protein, which yields MAAKKESAPFAFPKEALTFFRGLEKDNSKAWFDAHRKDYDQNVLEPLKFMVMALGARLGGKKLPGLNADPRVNGSIFRINRDTRFSKDKSPYKTHAGAYLWLGGREKLRASGLYFQMDARQVLIGCGIYLMQEPELSAYRRNVAEKMGGKLSVALKKAVDAGFTAGGEALKKVPGGFDPNHKHAALLKQKGFFVTREYPAAMATKGDLIAFLAKEFTPALDFVKVMHAATM from the coding sequence ATGGCCGCGAAAAAAGAGAGCGCTCCGTTCGCCTTTCCCAAGGAGGCTTTAACCTTCTTCCGGGGGCTTGAGAAAGACAACAGCAAAGCATGGTTCGACGCCCACAGGAAAGATTACGACCAGAATGTGCTGGAGCCCCTAAAATTCATGGTGATGGCTTTGGGCGCCCGGCTGGGCGGTAAAAAACTGCCGGGGCTAAATGCCGACCCCAGGGTGAACGGCTCCATTTTCCGCATAAACCGCGACACCCGGTTTTCCAAGGATAAAAGCCCCTATAAAACCCACGCCGGGGCATATTTATGGCTGGGCGGGCGGGAGAAACTACGCGCTTCCGGGCTATATTTCCAGATGGACGCGCGTCAAGTTCTGATAGGTTGCGGGATATACCTGATGCAGGAACCGGAGCTTTCCGCATACCGCAGGAACGTGGCGGAAAAAATGGGTGGCAAACTTTCGGTGGCGCTGAAAAAGGCTGTGGATGCGGGATTTACCGCCGGTGGCGAGGCTTTGAAAAAAGTTCCTGGCGGGTTCGATCCGAACCATAAACACGCCGCTCTTTTAAAACAGAAAGGTTTTTTTGTGACCAGGGAATATCCCGCCGCCATGGCCACAAAGGGGGACTTGATTGCGTTTCTGGCGAAGGAATTCACCCCGGCGCTGGATTTCGTGAAGGTCATGCACGCCGCCACCATGTGA
- the holA gene encoding DNA polymerase III subunit delta, whose translation MAQITPTALAAAIEGQKFRMEPVYVFHGPDSKRMEDAAMRVKELLLPLVGGPDNYFRSFKLGDGPEETTAGNIVAQLNTISMFGGGKVVWLGTIESLDKESDEILSGYLSNPNQQCALIVTITSQTFKKSKLFSEAAKCGPVVEFTSPKGEELVKWIRAGVQRRGCAITPQAAQTLGELMDGDLARLEGEIEKLSLYAGDGEEITMEMVESMVGDQREESLWDFLRAVRKRDIVESAGLLENLLNHNQPAQVILKTLTTEVLRLSAARDAKVKKEPFDAFADAMPGPATPFQKKLLGDLWKDADKWPQEHALSALRGILEANMNMMLAKAGPEVILPAMTAKMIKNG comes from the coding sequence ATGGCCCAAATCACACCCACGGCGCTGGCGGCGGCCATCGAAGGCCAAAAGTTCCGGATGGAGCCCGTTTACGTCTTCCACGGCCCGGACTCCAAACGGATGGAAGACGCCGCCATGAGGGTGAAGGAGCTTCTTTTGCCCCTGGTGGGCGGGCCGGACAATTATTTCAGAAGCTTTAAACTGGGCGACGGGCCGGAGGAAACCACCGCTGGCAATATCGTGGCCCAGTTGAACACCATTTCCATGTTCGGCGGGGGCAAGGTGGTTTGGCTGGGGACGATTGAATCGCTGGACAAGGAATCAGACGAAATCCTGTCCGGCTATCTGTCGAATCCAAACCAGCAATGCGCCCTCATCGTCACCATCACATCGCAGACCTTTAAAAAATCAAAGTTGTTCAGCGAGGCGGCGAAATGCGGGCCGGTGGTGGAATTCACCAGCCCCAAGGGGGAGGAACTGGTGAAATGGATCCGCGCAGGCGTCCAGCGGCGGGGTTGCGCAATAACCCCCCAGGCCGCGCAAACACTGGGCGAGCTTATGGATGGGGATTTGGCGCGGCTGGAGGGGGAGATCGAAAAACTGTCGCTCTACGCTGGCGATGGGGAGGAGATAACCATGGAGATGGTGGAGTCCATGGTGGGCGACCAGCGCGAGGAGAGCCTGTGGGATTTTTTGAGGGCGGTGAGAAAACGGGACATTGTAGAAAGCGCGGGTTTGCTTGAAAACCTGTTAAACCACAACCAGCCCGCCCAGGTGATATTAAAAACGCTGACCACGGAGGTTTTGCGGCTCTCCGCCGCGCGGGACGCCAAAGTCAAGAAAGAGCCTTTCGACGCTTTTGCCGACGCCATGCCCGGCCCGGCCACCCCGTTTCAGAAAAAGTTGTTGGGCGACCTGTGGAAAGACGCCGATAAATGGCCCCAGGAACATGCCCTGAGCGCTTTGAGAGGGATACTGGAGGCCAACATGAATATGATGCTGGCCAAAGCCGGTCCGGAGGTTATATTGCCGGCGATGACGGCCAAAATGATAAAGAACGGCTGA
- the rpsT gene encoding 30S ribosomal protein S20, which yields MPNHKSAEKRDRQNKKRKLRNTVARASARTAVKKARTAIDAGQKEEGFAALKEAMKTLQTAASKGVIHKNNAARRISRLAQKLATAGK from the coding sequence GTGCCGAATCACAAGTCCGCAGAGAAAAGGGACCGGCAGAATAAAAAGCGTAAACTGCGCAACACCGTGGCCCGCGCCTCCGCCCGCACGGCCGTAAAAAAGGCCCGCACGGCCATAGACGCCGGACAGAAGGAAGAGGGTTTCGCCGCTTTGAAAGAGGCGATGAAAACCTTGCAGACCGCCGCGTCCAAAGGTGTTATCCACAAGAATAACGCCGCCCGCAGGATTTCCCGGCTGGCCCAAAAGCTGGCGACCGCCGGAAAATAA
- the tilS gene encoding tRNA lysidine(34) synthetase TilS, translating to MEKSRLDPFVSTALRVIKKHGMVKPGQRVCVALSGGPDSVALLHVLAGLAGALDIALKACHYDHALRPSSVDDAAFARNLAAEMSMPFAAERNQSPKPYKAIQDTARKWRYGFFERLVDEGFADVIATGHTKDDNVETALMRLLRGAGPGAFGGIPPARGRFIRPLIETRKGEILDWLAINGHKCVQDPTNEGDDYLRNRVRHHLVPALLSVEPSAVEAISRFMGIVKSQNEVIESIAAEKLQRVILRKKDPVTLDAGALSLEPEAVRNCVIRLAASMAGLDITQLAITHVEAVAHLVMSRKLGSYTSLPGDYQARLDHGGLHIAPKSAKPAMGPIPFTFPLIAEVSGKPLLVRSPAGPEAAQVINPPAVPEGAVFRLRMTGDYLRLPNTTGRKTLKTFLIDRKVPLSEREQMPVLAVGSQILWVPGNFMAAEVKFTGAGSPAEICWG from the coding sequence ATGGAAAAATCTCGGCTTGATCCGTTCGTCTCGACGGCCCTGAGGGTTATCAAAAAACACGGCATGGTAAAACCCGGCCAGCGGGTGTGCGTGGCCCTCTCCGGCGGGCCGGACTCTGTGGCGCTCCTGCATGTATTGGCGGGATTGGCCGGGGCGCTGGACATCGCGCTGAAAGCATGCCATTACGACCATGCCCTTCGTCCATCATCGGTGGACGACGCCGCTTTCGCGCGGAATTTGGCCGCTGAGATGTCCATGCCCTTCGCCGCGGAAAGAAACCAGTCTCCAAAGCCGTATAAGGCAATTCAGGACACGGCCAGGAAATGGCGTTACGGTTTTTTCGAAAGGTTGGTGGACGAGGGGTTCGCCGACGTAATCGCCACCGGCCACACAAAAGACGATAACGTGGAGACAGCCCTGATGCGCCTTCTGCGCGGCGCAGGGCCGGGAGCCTTCGGCGGCATCCCCCCCGCCCGGGGGCGGTTCATCAGGCCCCTTATAGAAACCCGCAAGGGTGAGATTCTGGATTGGCTTGCCATAAACGGTCATAAATGCGTTCAGGACCCGACCAACGAAGGGGACGATTATCTGAGAAACCGTGTGCGGCATCATCTGGTTCCGGCGCTATTATCGGTGGAGCCATCGGCGGTGGAGGCGATATCCAGATTCATGGGGATCGTTAAAAGCCAGAACGAGGTGATAGAGTCCATCGCCGCTGAAAAGCTTCAGCGCGTCATCCTGCGCAAGAAAGACCCTGTGACGCTGGACGCTGGCGCATTATCCCTGGAGCCGGAAGCGGTTCGAAACTGCGTCATCCGGCTGGCGGCATCCATGGCCGGGCTGGACATTACACAACTGGCTATCACTCATGTGGAAGCGGTGGCCCATCTGGTTATGTCTCGAAAACTGGGTTCATACACATCGTTGCCGGGGGATTATCAGGCCAGGCTGGATCACGGCGGGCTTCATATCGCGCCAAAAAGCGCGAAACCCGCGATGGGGCCGATACCTTTCACATTCCCGTTAATCGCGGAAGTTTCCGGAAAGCCGCTATTGGTTCGAAGCCCGGCCGGGCCGGAGGCGGCGCAGGTTATCAATCCACCGGCGGTTCCCGAAGGGGCGGTGTTCAGATTGCGGATGACGGGCGATTACTTGAGACTGCCCAACACGACCGGCCGCAAAACTCTAAAAACGTTCCTGATAGACAGGAAAGTTCCTTTAAGTGAGCGGGAGCAGATGCCCGTATTGGCCGTGGGTAGCCAGATACTTTGGGTACCGGGAAATTTTATGGCGGCGGAGGTTAAATTCACCGGCGCCGGAAGCCCAGCGGAAATTTGTTGGGGATGA